The following is a genomic window from Burkholderia cepacia ATCC 25416.
GTAGATGAAGAAATCGTAGTATTCGAGCACCGATCCGATCCAGCCGCTGATGGCGGCTTTTCTCGATTGGTGCCTGCCCCTGGGCTCGTCTCGCAAGGTCGTGGTCATCGTCGTCTCCGGATATTGATATGCGTGCCGGGCAAGGCGGGTGATGCGGGGAGTCGTCACTGCCCGATGTGTCGACTCCGTCGTGCGACCTGACCGCGGCCCGTCGATACGGCGCGCGGCGAGCACGCGCGGTGCGCAACGCCGCGCCCTGGCGACGGCTGCGCATGCGCGTCGGTCCCGCACCGGCAGCCGATGCGGGAATCGGCTTATTCGTCGCCGAGCGCCGAAACCGCGGCCCTCAGCGCCAGCAGATAACTTTGGACACCGAAACCGCAAATCTGCCCGCTGACGATCTCGGCCAGGACGGAGTGATGCCGGAACGGCTCGCGTGCATGAATGTTGGACATGTGCAGTTCGACGATCGGGCACGTGAGGATCGCAAGGGCATCGCGAATGCCGTAGCTGTAATGCGTCCATGCGCCCGCGTTGATCAGCACCGCGTCCTGGCGTTCCTCGAAAGCGCGATGAATGCGCTCGCACATCGCGCCTTCGTGGTTCGTCTGGAACGATTCCACCTGCACACCCAGTTCCGTCGCCAGCCCTTGCAGCCGCGCATCGATCTGCGCGAGCGTGATCGTCCCGTACTGCGCCGGATCGCGCTTGCCGAACATGTTGTGATTGATGCCGTGCAGCATCAGGATCTTCTTCATGCGAATCTCCGTTGCGTGTTCAATCAAAGGGCACGGCCAGGCGATCGATCACCGCGCTGGTTTGGGGGCGTACGCCGCGCCACCACGCGAACGCTTCGGCCGCCTGCTCGACCAGCATGCCGACGCCATCCGCGATTCCGTGTACGCCTGCGTTTTTCGCGAGCCGGAGAAACGGCGTCAGACGCTTGCCGTATGCCAGTTCGTAGGCCGTGCCGGCCGGACTGAACACGCTCGGCGGGACCGGCGGCAGGTCGCCGGTCAGGCTCGCCGACGTGGCATTGACGACCAGGTCGAAACGCCCCATGCGCGCGAGGTCCGCGTAACCGCTGGCAACGAGCGGGCCGCGTCCGGCAACCTGCGCGGCCAGTGCGCGCGCCTTGTCGACGTCGCGATTCGCGATGACGAGTTCCGCCGGGCCGGCTTCGAGGAACGGCAGCAGCGCGCCGCGTGCCGCGCCGCCGGCACCGAGCACCAGGACACGCTTGCCGGCCATCGGCAGATTGAGGTTCGTTTCGATATCGCGCACCAGCCCGATGCCGTCGAAGTTGTCCGCCAGGATGCGGCCGCCGTCGAACTTGAGCGCGTTGGCCGCGCCCGCGAGCTGCGCACGCTCGCTGCGTTCGTCCGACATCGCGAACGCGTCGAGCTTGAACGGCGCGGTGACGTTGATGCCCTTGCCGCCGCCCTCGAAAAACGCGCGAACCGCGTCAGCGAAGGCGCCTGCCGGTTCGATCGGCCCCTCGATCGCCGTATAGCTGAGGTCCTGCCGCGTCTCCTGCGCGAAGAGGCCGTGAATCAACGGGGATTTCGTGTGTCCGATCGGATTGCCGATCACCGCGTATTGGTCGGTCATCATTGGCTCGCTTTTGAGTAGAGGACGCCGTCGGCCTGCATCGCGTCGATTTCGGCCGAATCGAACCCGAGGGAACGCGCGATCTCCGCGTTGTGCTGCCCGAGATCGGGCGCGACGTCGCGAATCGTCGTGTCGCAATCGGAAAACCGGAACGGCAGGTTGGGCAGGCGCAGCGTCCCGTAGCGCGGATGCTGTTGCTCGACGACCATGCCTCTGGCCTGGATCTGCGGATCGTTCAATACCTCGTCGATGCGCTGCACCTTCGCGCACGGAACGTCGATGCCGTCCAGCAGATCCAGTACCGACGCGACGGAACGCGCGGCCACCCACGGCTCGACCACCGACAGAATCTCCGCGCGGTGCGCGTTGCGCCCGGTGCTGTCGTGAAACCGCGTGTCGGCGCCGAAGCCCGCCGGGCCGCCGTGCGTCGCGATCAGCTCGGCGAAGCGCTTCCACGCGTCGTCGACTTGCGCGGCGATCACGAGATCGCCGTCCGCGGCGCGAAACACGCCGTAGAGCGTCGAGGTCGGCATGTCGTGCCCGGTCTGCTCGGGCAGCACGCCCTGCAGCGTGTAGCACTGCACCGCATATTCGTGCATCGATACCAGCGTGTCGTACAGCGCCATGTCGACGTGTTGCCCGCGGCCGCTCTTCACGCGCCCCAGCAGCGCGGCATTGATGGCCGCGACCGCATGGATGCCGGTGTACATGTCGCCGAGCGAGATGCGCAGCAGCGGCGGCCGCTCGCCCGGCGTGCCGACCATTTGCATGATCCCGCTCTTGGCTTCCGCGATCAGCCCGAAGCCCGCGCGATGCGCGTCGGGGCCGGTATGCCCGTACGCCGAAATCGAGCAGTAGACGAGGCCCGGATTGCGCGCGGACAGTTCGGCATAACCGAGCCCGAGCTTGTCCAGCGCGCCCGGCCGATAGTTCTCGATGAACACGTCGGCGGAGTCGCACAACCGCTGCATGAACGCCTTGCCGCGCGCGTCCTTCATGTTGACGCTCACGCCGCGCTTGCCCATGTTGAGCTGCAGGAAGTAGCCGCTTTGCTGGTCGTCGAGCACGGTTGCGTGCTGCCTTCCGGCGTCACCCGACCCGGGCCGTTCGACCTTGATGACCTCGGCGCCGAGCGCCGCGAGACAGCGCCCGACATACGGCCCGGCAAGAAAGTGGCTGTAGTCGACGACGCGAATGCCTTCGAGTGGGCGAGCCTGCATTACAGTGCCTCCGGGCGGCGCGGCACCATCAGGCGATGCTCGCCGCGTTGAACGACCTGACCGTCCTGATTGATCAGCTCCGACGGCAGCACGACGATGCCCCAGTCCGGGCGGCTCTTGCTGGCCCGCATCGAGCCGACGCGGAACTTCACGTGCAGCACGTCGCCGACCTTGATCGGCAGCAGGAAATCCCAGGTCCAGCCGAGCGACATGCCCGGCAGAAAGCGATAGTCGCTCTGCGTCTTCAGGCCGTCGGCAATGGACAGGCCGAACAGCCCGTGCGCGACGAGGCACCCGAAATGGCTCGCGTTCGCGTATTCCTCGTCCACGTGGACGGGCGTATGGTCGCCGGTGAGGTCGGCGTACGCGAGAATGCGCTCCTTGGTCACGATGTAGTTCGGGCTCGTGCACGTGTCACCCTCGCGGGCGTCGTCCCAGTATTTTTCGACGATCGTCATGGTCACGCCTCCGCGCGCGGGTTGATTGCCAGCGCCTGTGCGACGCAGGAAGCCGGCCGGGCCTGGATCAGTTCGACGGCGAGCCCGTCGGGCAGGCGAAGCCAGTTGCGCCCCTGCGGCATCTCTGTCACGCCGAATCGTTGGGCCGCGGCCAGCGCGGCCTCCAGGTCTTCGCACATCACGCCGAGATGGGCGAGCCGGCCTTCCGGGCCTTCGTATTCCGGCGCGTGGATGAACTGCAGGCCGCCGAGCGTCCAGTACTGCCGCGGCGCGTCGAGCGTGCCGTCCACTTCGCGCAGGGTCATGCCGAGCACGTCCTCGAAGAAACGGATATGCCAGCGGATGTCCTTCACCCAGATCGCAACGTGTTCGAGATAGGCTTTCGTGGCATTCATGCGGCCGCCTCCTGCCGTTGGCGGTCGGCCATCGCGCGTTCCAGCCCCTTGATGCAGGCGACGAGCGTTGCATTCACCGGGGTCGGCACGCCGTAGCGCTGGCCCCAGCGCACGACCGAACCGTTGATGAAGTCGATCTCGGTGATCGAGCCCTTCTCCAGGCTTTGCAGCATCGACGTCTTGAAGGTCGCGGGCAGCCCCTCGGCGGCCAGCGTCCATGCCTGTTCGGGATCGGTCATCGACAGCTTCACGCCCGCAGCCTGCGCCGCCGCGATCGCCTCGGCCACGGCCGCGAGCGACGTCGCCTTCAGCAGCGGCTCGTCGTAAAGCTGCCCGTAGGTGAGGCCGGTCAGGCCCGTCAGCGCGCCCGTCGCGACGTTCACCAGCAGCTTGTCCCACATCGTGCCGACGATGTTGTCGCTGATCGTCGTGGCGAGGCCGGCGGCATTGAACGCCGCGGCGATCGCCTCGACACGCGGTGTGATGCGGCCGTCGAGTTCGCCGATGTAGGTGTATTTGCCGATCACGCCGGATTCGATATGACCCGCGCCGCGCAGCACGCCGCCGACGTAGGTCTTGCCCGCGAGGACGCGCTCGCGGCCGACGACGTCGATCAGGATGTCCTCGTGTCCGAGGCCGTTTTGCAGCGACAGCACGGCGGTATCCGGCCCGACCAGCGATTGGGCGCCGCGGATGGCCGCATCGGTGTGGAACGACTTGACCAGCACCACCACCAGGTCGGCCACGCCGACATCGGCAGCCCGGGTCGTCGCGTGGACGCGTACGTGGCGGGTGCCGCCGGCGTCGTCGACGCGCAGGCCGTCGCGGCTCATCGCATCGACGTGTGCGGGCGAGCGGTCGATCAGCCAGGTCTCATGGCCGCCTTGGGTGAGGGTGGCGCCGATCGCGCAGCCCAGTGCGCCGGCGCCCAGAATTGCTATTTTCAATGGATTCTCCTTTGTCGACCAGAGTTGGCGCTTTGGCGCCTTACTCTGGTCCCATGCAAAGCTGACGTATGGCATCACGATAGGCGTCGCCGCTCATGCCGCCAATGCAATGGATACAATGGCGTCATTGCCATGGACAATAACGCCGCGATGCCCGCCGACCTGCCCGACCTGAAGCTGCTTCAGCTTTTCGATCTCCTGTACGACGTGCGCAGCGTCACGCGCGTAGCCGAGCAACTGGGCCAGAGCCAGCCGACGGTCAGCATCTGGCTCGGGCACTTGCGGGAACACCTGCACGATCCGCTTTTCATCCGGACGCCCGGCGGCATGGCACCGACACCGCAAGCCGACGCGCTGATCGGGCCATGCCGGGAAATTCTCGAATCCCTGCGGCGCTTCACCGCGTGGGAGATCGCGTTCGATCCCGCGACGGCCCAGCGACGGTTTCGCATCTGCATGACCGACGCGAGCCACGTCACGCTGCTTCCGCGGCTGCTGGCCCATGTCCGGGCGCAGGCGCCCGGCGTCCGGCTGGAAGCCGCACGGATCGACGGCAATACGGAGCGCGCGCTCGAATCCGGCGAAGCCGACCTCGCGATCGGCTATGTGCCGTGGCTGGGTGGCGGCATTTATCAGCAGAAGCTGTACGACCAGGACTGGGTATGCCTGGCGAACCGGCATCACCCGAGGATTCGCGGTCGTCTCGGGGCGAAGCAGTATCGTTCCGAAGGACATGTCGCCATTACGGCGGGAACGGGCGCGCAACTCCTCGAACAGGCGCTGCGGCAGGCGCGCATCGAGCGCGACGTCGTGCTGGAGCTGCCGGGTTTTCTGGGCCTGGGGGCGATCGTCCAGACGACCGACCTGATTACGACGCTACCTCGTCATATCGGCCAGACACTGGCTCAGGCGAGCGATCTGGCGGTTCATGCGTGCCCGATCCCGGTCGACGGGTTTGCGGTACGGCAGCATTGGCATGCGCGATATCACCATGAGGCGGGCAATCGATGGCTGCGTGGTGTCGTGATTCGATTGTTCGGTGCATCGGATTGACCTGCGGGTTTGGCGTTCGCGGCGGATGCCAGGCTGGCCGGTGTTTGGTGGGATGTAAAACGTCAAGAAAGCCGTGCTTTTCGACGTTTTGCGTCGATGTTCGACGCGGTTGAGATTTTTTCAGTCGCATCGAGGCGATATGATTTCTCCAGCCCCAACACCGTCGGCCAATCCACGACGCGCGCCAGCATTGCTGCGACGCGGCCCCGCAAGCACGAGAGAGTTGTATGCCGGACACGCCAATCGTCATCGTTGAACACGCCCGCAGGCGAACCGCTCAAGTCCGGTCCGGCGACGTCCCCGCCGCCTTGCAGGATGGTCCCAAGTGGGTGTGCCGTATCGTCACGGATCACGCCCAGAGATCCTGCGAAGGGCGCCGATCCGCTGCAAGCGCGGCTGAAATGCTCGGCCGACTGAAGCCTGCGAACGTCGCGTTGACGGACCCTGTCCCGAGCGCCGGCGGCTGGCTGGCGCGCGCTTCGACCGACGAGGCGGGCCGGTGTCGAGCCTATGCGCATCTCGGTGCGAACCGGATCCTCGAGATGGTCGGCATGCCGGGCGTCGGTCCGTGGCTCGACGAGCACGACACCTGGTGGCCCGGCGCGTACGAGCTGCCGCTGCTCGAGCAGTTGTCCGCGGACGAGTCGCCTCTGCGCAACCTGCTTGGCGCCACTGCGCCCGCCCATCTGCTGATGAGCCTGACAGAAGTCGACGGCACCGCACTCGTGACCGAATCGGACGATGGCATCGAGCGCCCGTTCCGTATTCCTGCAGGTGTGGACACGATCCATTTCGAACCCGTATGCATCCGCGGGCCAGCCGCGCAGTGGCGCGAAACGCTCGTTACCGCGTTCGACCGTGTCCGGCATCTGGTCGGGCTCAGATCGGCCCGCCCTTTTTATCTTTGACGCAAGTACCCGTTCTCCGGCAGGCCACGCCATGACCGACGCACTCGACTCCTTCGACCGCAAGATCCTGAATATCGTCCAGCGCGATTGCACCGCGACGGCGGACGCCATTGCCGAACGGATCGGTCTGTCCACCTCGGCCGTGCAGAAGCGGCTGAAACGCATGCGCACCGAAAAGATCATTTCAGCGGAAATCGCGGTGGTCGATCGCGCGGCGGTCGGCAGGCCGATGACGTTCATTGCGGCAATCGAGATCGAACGCGAAAACTACGAGACGGTCGCCAGGTTCCGCGAGTGGTCGAAGGCGCACGACGAAATCCAGCAGATCTACTACGTGACCGGCTCCGTCGACCTGATCGCGATCATCACCGCACGCGACGTCGAGGCGTACGACCGGCTGTCCGCGCGGATCATGCAGAGCAACCCGATGATCCGCCGGATCAACACGAATGTCGTGCTGAGCGCGGTCAAGGTCGGGCTGTTCGTGCCGGTCGACAAGGACGACGAACCGCCGGCCACCTGACGCAATTGCTTCGCGCGGCAACGGGCGATCCGCCCGTTCCGCATGACAAACCGCAACGGATGACTACCTGATTCGGGCGAAACGACTAATTTGAAAATCGATTCGCACGACTAACCTGTATCACGTGATCAATGAACAGGAGATGATCGAGATGGAACTCAAACTGGCACTGGTCGGTTTCGGCGGAGTCAATCAGGGACTGGTCGAACTGCTCAAAAAGAAGCGTGCAATGCTGGGGGCGGCGGGACTCGACGTATCGGTGACGATGGTCGCCGACCTGCGGCTCGGGATCGCGACGAATCCTCGCGGTATCGCGCTGGACGTCCTCGACGAAACCGCGCGGCGGGGCGTCGATGCGGAAGCGTTGCGCCGCGATCCGGGCACGCTGGTGTCGCCGGACGTCGGCCTCGGTGCGGTGCTGAAGGCCATCGCATCGGACCACGTGGATGTCGTCGTCGAGGCGACCTTCACTGATCCGAACACCGGCGAGCCTGCGCTGTCGCATTGCCGTACCGCGCTCGAATGCGGCAAGCACGTGATCACGACCAACAAGGGGCCGATCGCGCTCGCGCAGCCGGCACTGGCGCGGATCGCCGCGCAATCGGGTGCCTGTATGATGTACGAGGGCACGGTGATGAGCGGCACGCCGGTGCTGCGGCAGCTCGCGACCTCGCTGCGCGGCTGCGACATCAACGGCTTCGCCGGCATCCTGAACGGCACGTCGAATTACGTCCTCGGTGAGGTCGAGGCCGGCGCGAGCTTCGATGCGGCGATCCGGGATGCGCAGCAGCGCGGCTATGCGGAGGCGAATCCGGCGGCCGACGTCAACGGTTCGGACGTACAGCTGAAAGTCGTCATTCTGGCGAACGCGCTGTGGAATGCCGGCCTCAAGCGTGGCGACGTGACGTGCCGCGGCATCGTGGAATTGACCGAGCACGACGTGCGCGCGGCGGCGGCGGAGCGCATGTCGTGGCGGTTGATCGGTTCTGCCGTCCGTCATCCGGACGGCACCGTGACCGCGAGCGTCGAACCGCGCAAGCTCCCGGCCGGCCATCCGCTGCTTGCCGCGAGCGGCGTCACGAACGCGATCACGTTCGACACCGACGTACTCGGCGGCGTGACGATCAGCGGGCCGGGTGCCGGCCGTGAGGAAACGGCGTTCGCGATTCTCTCCGACCTGATCGAACTCGCGGACAGAATCGGCGCAACCTCGCACGAGGTGGCGGCATGAGCGCGCGCGATGCGGTGATGACCGACTGCACGGGAGCCGGCGTGGCCGATGTTCGGTCGCCCTATGACGGCTCGATCGTCGGCCAGGTTCGCCTGTCGCCTGCAGATGCGGCGCCGGTCCTCGTCGAGCGCGCGCTCGACGGCGCGCGCGCGGCCGCAACCCTGCCACGCAGCCGGCGGGCCGACATCCTGTTTCGCGCGGCCGCGAGCGTGGAAGCACAAGCGGAGACATTCGCACGCACGATCGCGCTCGAAGCGGGCAAGCCGCTGCGGCAGGCCCGCAAGGAAGTCGCGCGCTGCGTGAACACGCTGCGCCTGTCGGGCGAGGAAGCGAAGCGACTGGCCGGCGAGACGATCCCGTTCGACGGGTATCCCGGCTCCGAGGATCGCAGCGGCTACTACACGCAGGAGCCGCTGGGCGTGATTCTCGCGATCACGCCCTTCAACGACCCGCTGAACCTCGTTGCACACAAGCTCGGGCCGGCGCTCGCGACCGGCAATGCGGTCATCCTGAAGCCCTCGTTGCTCGCGCCGCTGTCGGCGCAGGCCCTCGTCGAGGTTCTGTGGGAAGCCGGGGCGTCGCGCGACGCGCTGCAGATCGTGCATGGCGGCGCGGATATCGCGTCGGCTCTGGTACGCGACCGGCGGATCCGGATGGTGACCTTTACCGGCGGCCCGCAGACCGGCGAAGCCATCACGCGCGATGCGGGACTCAAGAAGATCGCGATGGACCTGGGCGGAAATGCGCCGGTGATCGTCATGGCCGACTGCGACCTGAAGGATGCCGCCGAATCCTGCGTGTCGGGCGCGTTCTGGGCGGCGGGACAGAACTGCATCGGCACACAGCGGATCTTCGTCGCTGAGGCCGCATACGAGCCGTTCGTCCGGTATTTCGTCGAGCTGACCGGCAGGATGGTCGTCGGCGACCCACTGGACGATGCGACCGACATGGGGCCGATGATCGGCGAGGAACAGGCGATCCGCGTCGAACGCTGGGTCGACGAAGCGGTCTCGTGCGGTGCGACGGTGCTGAGCGGTCATCGCCGACGCGGGGCGCTGTATGAACCGACGGTGCTCGCGGATGTGCCGCACGACGCGCGCGTATGGACCGACGAGGTGTTCGCGCCGGTCGTGACGATCGAGAAATTCACCGACCTGCAGCAGGCGCTCGATGCGGCCAACGCGTCGGAGAGCTGCCTGCATGCAGGCGTGTTCACCAGCCGGCTGGAGGTGGCGCTCGACGCGGCGGAGCAACTGCAGGCGGGCGGCGTGATGATCAACGATTCTTCCGACTACCGCTTCGACGGCATGCCGTTCGGCGGATTCAAGCATGGGTCGCTGGGCCGCGAAGGCGTTCGGTTTGCGATGACGGAAATGACGCAGCCGAAGGTGGTCTGCTTCAGGCGCAACCGGCGGCTGTCGAGCTGATGCGCAAGCGCCGGCGCCTGGCGGGCCGGCGCGGCGCGAACCGGAGCGGTGTGGTGAGCAACGTATCGAAGAAGGAGTCGAGGATGCCAGCAGCAATTCCTGCATGCAAACCGGCGGCGGACGCGCTGGTGGTCGAGGATATTCACAAGTCGTTCGGCGGTGTCGAGGTGCTGAAGGGCATCTCGCTGACCGCGAGGAATCACGAGGTCGTGTCGATCCTCGGCAGCAGCGGGTCAGGCAAGAGTACGTTCCTCAGATGCATCAACCTGCTGGAAATGCCCGACCGCGGCCGGATCTGCGTGAACGGCGAAACGCTCGCGCTGAAGCCGGCGGGCCGCGACGGCGCGCTCGTCGCGGCCGATGCGCAGCAGGTGATGCGCGTGCGCCGCAAGCTCGCGATGGTGTTCCAGCAGTTCAATCTCTGGGCGCACATGACCGTGCTGCAGAACGTGATGTTCGTGCCGGTGCGCGTGCTCGGCGTGCCGAAGCGCGACGCCCGCGACAAGGCGATCGCGATGCTCGAACGGGTCGGGCTCGCCGGCAAGTGCGAACACTATCCGAACCAGCTGTCGGGCGGCCAGCAGCAGCGCGTCGCGATTGCACGTGCACTCGCGACCGACCCCGACGTGATGCTGTTCGACGAGCCGACGTCGGCGCTCGATCCCGAGCTCGTCGGTGAAGTGTTGAAAGTGATGCGCTCGCTGGCCGACGAGGGACGCACGATGCTCGTCGTCACGCACGAGATGGGGTTTGCACGCGAAGTCGCGAACCGGGTCGTGTTCGTCCATCAGGGAAGAATCGAGGAAGACGGCAGTCCCGATGAGGTGTTCGCGAGCCAGAAGTCGCCGCGTTTCCAGAAGTTTCTGTCCAGCATCATCTGATGCGGATTCGTTGTCAACCGGAGAGGAAACCATGAAGAAGCTGCTTCAGTCGCTGTGCGTGGGCGCGGCATTGCTCGGCTCGGTCGCGCACGCCGAGCAGGTCGTGCGGATCGGCACGCTCGCCGATTACGCGCCGTTCGAATACAAGGATGCATCCGGCAAGCTGCAGGGCATGGAGATCGACGTCGGCAAGAAGATGTGCGACACGATGAAGGTCAAGTGCCAGTGGGTGACGATGGATTTCGACGCGCTGATTCCGGCGCTCAAGGCGAAGCAGATCGATGCGGTGCTCGCGCAGATGTCGAAGACGCCGGAGCGTGAGCAATCGGTGGACTTCTCGCACATTTTCACGACGGCGCCCGTGCAGCTCGTCGCGAAGCAGGGCTCGGGCATCACGGACAACGCCGCCACGCTGCGTGGCAAGACGATCGGCGTTCAGACGGCCTCGACGCACGAATCCTATCTGCGCCGCCGCCTGCCGGCGAGCAAGTCGGGGATCAACGTGAAGGTCTATCAGACACTCGACGAGGCCTGGCTCGATCTCGAGGCAGGGCGCGTCGATGCGGTGTTCGCCGACAACACGGTCGCGTACGACTGGCTGACGAAGGCCGGCAGGAAGGAAGGCTTCGACTTCGTCGGCAAGCCGATCGCCGATGCGGAGATCTTCGGCGACGGTACGGCGATCGCGGTACGCAAGGGCGACGCGCCGCTGAAGGCGCTGTTCGACAAGGGCATCGTGCAGGTGCAGGCGGATGGCACGTTCGCCGCAGCCAACAAGCGCTATTTCCCGTTCAGCATCGCGCCGCAATAACCGCGTATCGGGACCGCGCGGTCGCCGGACGGCGGCCTGCGCGAATCGGGCTCACAAGGAGCGATATTACGATGGACATCTTGGTGAACTACGGCGCGCAGATCGCGGCTGGCGCGCTCGTCACGCTGGAGCTCGCGGTCGCCGCGCTGTGCGTCGGCATGTTGCTCGGCATCGCCGGCGCATCGGCAAAGCTGTCGAGCCTGGGGTGGCTCAGACATGCGACCTATGCGCTGACCAATTTCCTGCGCGGCATTCCCGAGTTCCTGATCCTGTTGATCTGCTACTTCGGGCTGTCGCATCTGCTCAACGCGCAATTCGATGGCGCCATCGTCATCAGCCCGTTCTCGGCCGGCGTGATCGCGCTCGCCGTGGTGTTCGGCGCCTACTCGTCGGAGATGTTCCGCGGCGCGTTCATCGCGGTGCCGGCCGGACAGATCGAGGCCGCGCGCGCGTACGGGATGACACGCCTGCAGACACTGTGGTACGTGCGTCTGCCGCAGGCGTGGCGCATCTGCCTGCCGAGCCTGAACAACATGTGGCAGAACTTGCTGAAGGACACGTCGCTGGTGTCGATCGTCGGGCTCGAGGACATGCTGCGCAAGGCCAACATCGCCGCGCAGTTCACCAAGCAGCCATTCGTCTTCTACATGACGGTCGGCATCGTCTATTTCGGCTTTCTTGCCGTATCCAACCCCGTGTTCGCGTGGCTCGAGCGCATCGCGGGCCGCGGTTACGCAAAACGCACCTGACGGGGGCCACGTGATGAACGACTTTCTTTCCCTCATCGTGCAGTCCGGCCCGGACGTCGCGCGCGGCATATGGATCACGCTCGAGCTGCTGGTGCTGTCCTGCACGCTTGCGTTCGCGCTCGCGGTGCCGCTGGCGGTCGCGCGCACGTCGGCGTGCCGGTGGCTGTCGACACCGAGCCGCCTGTTCATGTCGGTGTTTCGCGGCACGCCGCTGCTGGTGCAGATTTTCGTGCTGTATTACGGGCTCGCGCAGTTCTCCATCGTGCGTGCGTCGCCTCTGTGGCTGCTGGTCGGCGGATCGTTCTCGTGTGCGTTGTGCGCGCTGACGCTCAATCTCGCGGCGTACATGGCGGAAGACATCCGGGGCGGGATCGCCGGCGTCCCCGCCGGCGAGAAGGAAGCCGCGCTCGCGTTCGGGTTGAGCCGCTTCATGCTCACCTGGTTCGTGATCGTGCCGCGCGCGATCGGCATCGTCGCGCCGACGCTCGGCAACGAGATCGTGCTGCAGCTGAAGTCGACCGCGCTTGCCAGCACGATCACCGTGCTCGACCTGACCGGTGTCGCACGCCGCATCGCGATCGAAACCTATACGACCGATGCGCTGATGCTGGCCGGCATCGTGTACGTCGGCATCACGGCGGTGCTTTCGACCGTGCTCAAACGCATCGAAGGCCTGCTGAATCGCCATCTGGGCAGCGCGCGTGCTTGACAGGCGCCGAATGAACGCGACACAACCAACGATCCGAGGACGACATGGGATACAAGCTTGAAACGCTGGCGCTGGCTGCGGACCGCGACGTGACCGACGAGAAGTCGGTCGCGCCGGCGATCCACTATTCGGCGGTGTTCAAGGCAGCCGGCAGCGAGGAATTCGCGGAGATGTCGAGCGTGCCGCAGCATCCGCGCAACTACACCCGCTACGGCAATCCCGTTCACGAGCGCGTGAAGGCGGTCATGGCGGAGCTCGAGGGCACCGAGACTGCGCTCGTCACCGCATCCGGAATGGGCGCGATCGCGACCGCGATCCTCAGTGTCGTGAAGGCCGGCGATCACGTCGTCGGACAGACGCGTCATTACATGAGCACCACGAAAATGCTCGACGACATGCTGCGCCGGTTCGGTGTCGAGGTGACGTTCGTCGACCAGACCGACGTGGTCGCGTTCGATCGTGCGATCCGGCCGAATACGCGGCTGATCGTGCTCGAGTCGCCGGTCAATCCGCTGCTGCTCGTGACCGACATCGCCGCGGTGACTGAAATCGCAAGGGCGCGCGGCATCCTGACGCTCGCGGACAACACGTTCGCGTCGCCGGTCAATCAGCAGCCGCACCGGCTCGGTGTCGACATCGTCGTGCACAGCGCGACCAAGTATCTGGGCGGTC
Proteins encoded in this region:
- a CDS encoding trans-sulfuration enzyme family protein, with the protein product MGYKLETLALAADRDVTDEKSVAPAIHYSAVFKAAGSEEFAEMSSVPQHPRNYTRYGNPVHERVKAVMAELEGTETALVTASGMGAIATAILSVVKAGDHVVGQTRHYMSTTKMLDDMLRRFGVEVTFVDQTDVVAFDRAIRPNTRLIVLESPVNPLLLVTDIAAVTEIARARGILTLADNTFASPVNQQPHRLGVDIVVHSATKYLGGHHDLTGGVICTSHVLAEQIWHTHITLGSVLSPMDAWLLLRGLRTLPMRVERINANAQALAEFLEAHAKIERVFYPGLRSHPQHGLACRQMRGFGGVVAFGVRGGYGEAQRFVEALRLPLNAGNLGGVDSLAIHTASMWAGTMSAEQMRAADIPLNFIRYSVGIEHIDDLKSDIAQALEQI